Genomic window (Campylobacter sp. RM16704):
AGAAAGCGAAGATGTAAAAGAACAAACTAGACAATCTTTGTTAAATATTAAGGCTATATTAGAAGAAAATAATCTTTATTTTAATAATGTTATTAAAACAATTTGTTTTTTAGCAAATATTGATGATTTTTTAGCTTTCAATGAGATTTATTCTGAATTTTTCGCAGCTCCATACCCTGCAAGAAGTGCTTTTGCTGTAAAAGATCTTCCTAAGGGTGCAAAAGTGGAGATAGAGGTTATTGCTCATAAAGGATAGAATATGTTAGGTTTATTTTTTGCAGGATGCTCTGTAGTATTGTTAGTTTTTATGCTTTATAAAAAAATCAACGCTCATATGGCGTTGCTTTTGAGTGGTTTGCTCTTGTTAGCTTTAGCAGGAATTTTTGGACTTTCTCCTATTATTAGTGAAAAGCAATCTTTACATTTAGGTATTTTTGATATTTTCCAAGTAGTAAATACCAAAATGTCAAGCACTTTAGCAGGACTTGGACTTACTTTGATGTGTATAGCAGGGTTTTCTGCATATATGGATCATGTGGGTGCAAGTTATGCTTTATTCAAAGTATTTGAAAGACCTTTAAAGGCAGTAAAATCACCTTATATTTTATTGCTAGTTTCTTATTTTGTAGTTCAATTTTTAGTGCTTTTTATACCTTCACATGCAGGTTTAGCACTTTTGCTTATGGTTACAATGTATCCTATTTTGGTGCGTTCGGGTGTTTCTAAGCTTTCAGCACTTTCAGTAATTGGAATTTGTCAATATATTGACCACGGACCTGGAAGTGGTAATGTGATTTTAGCTGCAAAAACTGCTGAAATTGATCCTGCGGTGTATTTTGTGCATTATCAGCTTCCTACAACTGTGCCTATCATCATAGCAGTAGGTATTGCAATTTATTTTTGTGCTAAATATTTTGATAACAAAGAAAATTTTGTATTTAATCGTGATGAGGTTGAAAAAGAATTAGTTGAGCATGATGGTAAAAATGAAGAACTTAAAAAACCACCTAGAATTTATGCAATTTTACCTATTATACCTCTAGTGTTAATTTTGGGTTTTAGTAGCGTTTTAGATAGCATTATGGTTTTAATGGGGCTTACAACTATGGAAGAAGTTAAGGCAGCTTCATCTACAGCTATAAAAATGAATGTTCCAGTTGCAATGATGATCTCAACCTTTATAGCAATTATTTTTGAAATTATTCGTTATAAAAGTTTAATTGATACTTTAAATTCTATCATGGTATTTTTCAAGGGTATGGGACATTTGTTTGTGATTACAGTTTCTTTGATCGTTTGTGGTCAAGTCTTTGCAAGTGGACTTTTATCAGTTGGTTTTGTGGATACTTTAATAGGTTTTGCGAAAGATGCAGGTTTTGGGGTGCTTGCTATTATCATAGCTGTGTCTATTTTACTTGCTGTATGTGCGTTTTTAATGGGTTCAGGAAATGCAGCATTTTTCTCTTTCGCACCACTTATCCCAAATATAGCAAAATCTTTTGGCGTTGAAACCATAGCTATGATAGCACCTATTCAAATCATGACAGGTTTTGGTAGATGTGTTTCGCCTATTGCGCCTGCTATTTTGGCAATTTCAGCTATGGCTAAAGTAAATCCATTACAAGTTGTAAAAAGAACAGCTATTCCTATGCTTGTAGCTGCTATTGTTAATGTGATTATGACTTATATTTATCTATAAAAAGGAGTACAAAATGAACAACAAAACTAAATTAATCCACCTAGGAAGAGGCGATCAAAATGCTGAGGTAAGACCTGTTAATCCAACCCTAATGCGTGCATCAACTATACTTTTTAAAGATCATGCAACTTGGCAAAAATACCGCGAACTAAGAAAAACTGATCGTGTTTTAAGTTATGGTGCTAGAGGAACAGCAACTAATTTTGAACTTGAAAAACTAATTTGTGCGCTTGAAGGTGGCCATAGAGCGCAACTTTTCCCAACAGGACTTGCAGCACTAGCTATGGTGCTTTTAAATTATGCTAGCAAAGATGCTCATTTTTTAATTACTGATGCTATTTATGGACCTGTTAGAACGATTTGTGATTTGTTTTTAACTAAAATGGGTGTAGAAATTGACTTTTTAAAAGCTGATGCTTCTGATGTAGAAGAAAAAATCAAACCAAACACAAAATTAATCCTTTGTGAAAGCCCAGGTTCTATACTTTATGAAATCATAGATTTACCAAAACTTTGTGAAATTGCACACAAACATAATATACCAGTAGCGATTGATAATACTTATTCAAGTGGGTATTTTTTAAATCCACTTGAGCTTGGTGTGGATATTTCAGTGATTGCAGCGACTAAGTACTTAAGTGGGCATTCAGATGTTACTATGGGTATAGTAGTGATTAATGAAAAAGAATGGAAAAATTTCGACAAATTGCCAGAAGCTTTAGGATTTACTACAAGCCCTGATGATGCTTATTTGGTGCTTCGTGGTATGAGAACTTTAGATGTAAGAATGAAAGCTCATGAAAAAAGTGCGGATGAGATAGTAGAGTTTTTACAAAGTAGAAAAGAAGTTAAAACAATCTTTTATCCAAAATTAAAAACTCATCCAAACCATGAAGTTTTTATGCGTGATCATAAAGGTGCTAACGGTATGGTAACGATTGAATTTGCAGATGGTATTTCTAAAGAACAAGCCATTAAATTTGTAGATAATTTAGAGTATTTTTCAATCGGTGCAAGCTGGGGTGGATATGAGAGTTTAGCTACTGTTACTACTCCACCAAGAACGGCAACAGATTGGAGTGCTAGAGGGCCTTTTGTGAGATTTCATATAGGTCTTGAAGATAGTAAGGATTTGATTGCTGATTTAAAACAAGCATTTGAAAAAATAAATTTTAAAGGATAGGCTATGGGTGTGAGTGTATTTGATATGAGGTTGCTTCAAGATTCTTGGAGCACCCCTGCAATGAGAGCTATTTTTAGTGAAGAAAATAGAATTCAAAAATGGCTTGATGTAGAAGCTGCTTTGGCAAAGGCTCAAGCAAAACTTGGCATTATCCCTAATGAAGCAGCTATAGAAATAGCTAAAAAAGCTCATTATAAATTTATGGACATGGATTTTATTTTTGCTGAATTTAAAAAGACTAAACACCCTTTAGTACCTACTGTGCGTGGTTTGGAAAAAGCTTGCGAAAATGGTTTGGGAGAATATGTGCATTTTGGAGTTACTACTCAAGATATTATAGATACGGGTATAGTTTTACAATTTAAAGAAGCTATGGCTTTAATCAAGCAAGATTTAAAAGATATAGCTAAAAATTTAGCAAAAATCGCAAAAGAGCATAAAAATACTGCTATGATGGGAAGAACCTTAGCTTTACAAGCTTTACCTATAACTTTTGGACACAAAGTTGCAATTTGGCTTAGTGAATTAAACCGCCACTATGAAAGAATTGCTGAACTTGAAAAAAGATTATATGTGGGATTAATTGTAGGTGCAGTAGGAACTAAAGCAAGCTTAAGTGACAAGGCTAATGAAGTAGAAAAACTTACTTTAGAAAGCTTAGGTTTAGAAGTTCCTGATATCTCATGGCAACCAGCAAGAGATCGTTTTATTGAGCTTGGTTATGTTTTGGGTAATATTAATGCAACCTTTAACAAAATTGCACATCAGCTTTTAATTTTAGCTCATAATGAAATCGATGAAATTGCTGAGCCTTTTGGAAAAGGTCAAGTAGGAAGCTCTACTATGCCTCATAAAAGAAATCCTGCAGTAAGTGAAAACGCAGTGACTGTAAGTAATGCCCTAAGAGCAAATATTGCAATTTTAAGCGATATAGAAAGACATGAGCATGAAAGAGATGGCCAAGTTTGGAAAATGGAATGGAAGCTTTTACCAGAAGCATTTTTAATGCTTTCAGTGGTATTGGCAAATATGAAATTTGTCTTTGATGATTTAGAAGTTAAAAAAGACAAAATGTTAAAAAATCTTGATACGCTTAATGGTTTTGTATTAGCAGAACGCGTGATGTTTGCTTTGAGTGATCATTATGGTAAGCAACATGCACATGAAATTGTTTATGAAAATGCTATGAGAGGTATAGAAAATCATAAAACTTTTAAAGAAGTTTTACTTGAAGATGAGCGTGTAAGTAAGGTTTTAAGTGAAAAAGATATTGATACTTTAATGGATGCTACAACTTATGTAGGTTATGCACCAAAATTAGTTGATGAGTTCTTAGAAAAAATTGCTAATGCACCAATTCTAAAGTAGGAAAAAATGTATTTAAGTGAAAAATTAGCCGAATTTATCGTAAATTTAGACTATGAAGCTATTCCTAGTGAAGTAAAGCAAAGAGCAAAAGAGCTTATGCTTGATGCACTAGGAACGGCTTTAGCTGCTAAAAATGAAGCTTGTGTTTTAAATGCAACTAAGGCCTTTGAAGCCTTAAGTGTAAATCCTAGTGAAAAAATTTGGAGTGAAGATAAAAAGCTTGATGTAATTTATGCTGCGATGGTAAATGCTATTGCAGCACATGCCCTTGATTTTGATGATACTCATACTGAAGCTATTTTGCACGCTAGTGCAATTTTGACTCCACTTTGTTTAACTTATGGATTTAGTGTAAGTAAAGATGGGAAGAAAGTTTTAAAAGCCTTTATTGTTGGTTGGGAAGTTGCTGCTAGAGTGGGTATAGCAAGTAAAGGAAGTTTCCATAAACGCGGGTTTCATACTACAGCTATAGCAGGAATTTTTGGTAGTGTGGCTGCAAATTGTGTTTTGCTTGATTTAAACAAAGAGCAAATCATTAATGCTTTAGGTTTGGCAGGAAGTTTTGCAAGCGGAGTAAATGAGTTTTTATCTAATGGATCTAATTCTAAAGTTTTACACATAGCTAATGCTTTGAAAAATGGAATTTTAGTAGCAAATTTTGCAAAAGCTAATATGAGTGGTCCTTTGAGTATATTTGAAGGAAGAGATAATATCTTTAGAACTTTTGGTTTAGAAGAAGAATGTGATAAAAGCGAACTTTGCAAGGGCTTAAATGAAATTTGGCAAATAATGCAAGTTTCGCTAAAACCTTATCCAAGCTGTCATTTTGCACATGGGCTTATTGATTGTGCTATGAGCTTAAGAAATGATGGCTTAAAAGTACAAGATATAAAAAGCATACATTGCTTTGTAGATGAGGTGCCAATTTCATTTATATGTGATCCAATCGAAGTAAAATACACACCACAAAGTGCTTATGCCGCCAAATTTTCCATGCCTTTTTTAATGGCTTTGGCATTTTTTGATGGTAAAATTACTTTAAAATCTTATGAAGACTTAAATAGAGCTGAACTAATAGAATTTGCTAAAAAAATCAGCTATGAGAAGAAAAAATCTACTGGTTTCCCTAAATATTTTCCAGGACATTTAGAAGCTGTTTTAAATGATGGAAGAGTAATTAAAAAAGATGTACTGATTAATAAAGGAAATTTTGACAATCCTTTAAGTTTTGATGAATTAAAAGATAAATTTCTTTCTAATGCTAGCATAGCACTTTCTTTAGAAAAGGCTGAGGAGTTAGTCAAAAAGCTTCAAAATTTAGAAAATATAAATGGTTTTGATTTCTAGCAATCTCATTTTTTGAGATTGCTTATTATTTTAAAAAATAAATAATTTAATTTTTTATATAATATCTTATCTTAGTTTTTATCAAGGAAAAACATGACTTTGGATGTTTTAAAAGATAATGAAGAAGCTATTATAATAGGATTTGGCGCTGATAAGCAACTTTTAGCAAGGCTTTTTAGTTTTGGCTTTGCAAAAAATAAAAAAATTAAAAAAATCCGTTCTTCTATGGCAAATTCTACTATTATGGTAGAGCTTGATACAGCTTGTGTAATTTTAAGATCAAACGAAGCTAAAATAATACAAATTTCAAAAGATTTTTAATGAAAAAAATCATTATTGCCTTAGTGGGTCAGCCAAATGTTGGAAAAAGTTTATTAATCAATGCACTTTGTAAAGCCAATATGAAGGTTGGAAATTTTAGTGGCGTTACGGTTGAAAAGGCTGAAGCTAGATTAGTTTATAAAAACTATGAGTTTGAATTTATAGATTTACCAGGAACTTATGCATTAGATGGTTATAGCGAAGAGGAAAAAATCACAAAAGAGTTTTTAAAAAAAGGTAATTTTGATCTTGTAGTAAACGTGCTTGATTCTACAAATTTAGAACGTAATTTAATCTTAAGTGCTAGTTTAATAGACGCTAAAGTTAAAATGATTATGGCTTTAAATATGCAAGATGAAGCCAAAAATGAAGGTTTTGATATAAATTTTAAAGTTTTATCAGAACTTTTCAATACTCCTTGTATTGGTGTTTGTGCTAAAACCAAAGAAAATTTAAATACACTTTTGGATTTAATCATTTCAACTCACAAAGCTAAATTTGAACCCAAAGAACGCATTTTTAGTGACATCATAGAAGAAGAGCTTGTAAAAATAAGTGATTTTTTAAATAAAAACAATATAACCTATTTGAATTTTTCCACTAAAGACTTAGCACTTGCTTTGCTTAAAAGTGAAGCTAATATTGCTATTTCTCATTCTTTGAGAAAAATACTTGATGAAGCTTTAGAAAAAATTTATATGGCTTATCATAGTAAAGACATAGAAAGTATTTTTAAAGAAGAGCTTGTTGATTTTGCAAATGGTATATGTATTAAAGTTTTAAGCAAGAGTATTAAATATAAAAATCATACGAAAGAAATTGATTCTATTTTAATAAATAAATATTTAGGAATTCCTATATTTTTATTTTTTATGTGGGCTTTGTTTCAGCTAACCTTTACTTTAGGGCAAATTCCTATGGATTATATAGAGGGATTTTTTGCTACTTTAGGTGAGATGGTAAAAAGTAATATTAGTAATGACTTTATAGCTTCAGCCTTAGCTGATGGTATTTTAGGTGGAGTTGGTGCTGTAGTGACTTTTTTACCAAACATAATGATTTTATTTTTTGGTATAGCCTTGCTTGAAACAACTGGATATATGGCTAGGGTTGCATTTTTATTAGATGGAATTTTATATAAATTTGGATTGCATGGTAAAAGTTTTATTCCTTTGATCACGGGTTTTGGTTGTTCAGTGCCTGCTTTTATGGCTACAAGAACTTTAAAAAATAAAAAAGATAGATTATTAACTCTTTTTATTATTAATTTTATGAGTTGTGGCGCGAGGCTTCCTGTATATGTGCTTTTTGTTGGGGTATTTTTTCCTACTGAAGTGGCAGGGAATTATCTTTTTGGGATTTATCTTTTAGGTGCATTTTTGGGTTTGATTGCAGCTAAAATTTTAAGAATGAGTGCTTTTAGAGGACAAGATGAACCCTTTGTAATGGAAATGCCAAAATATAGAATGCCAAATTGGAATTTGGTATGGTTTATGGTGTTTAACAAAGCCAAAATGTATTTAAAAAAAGCAGGAACATTTATTTTGATAGCTTCCTTGCTTATTTGGTTTGCGAGTAATTTTCCTATGCAAAAAAATAATATTCAAGATACTTTAAGTCAAAAACTTCAGATAGAAAATAGTTATCTTGGGCAATTTGGTAAAGCAATAGAGCCTATTTTTGCACCACTTGACTTTGATTGGAAACTTAGTGTTTCTTTGGTAAGTGGTTTAGCTGCTAAAGAAGTGATGATTTCTACCATGGGCGTACTTTATTCTTTAGGCAATGAAGTTGATGAAACAAGTTCAAATTTACAAGAGGTTATAAAAGAAAATATCCCTTTTAGCACAGCTATTGCCTATATTTTATTTGTGATGATTTATAATCCTTGTTTTGCAGCTACCATAGTATTTACTAAAGAATCAGGAAGTAAAAAATATACTTTATATTTATTTTTATTTACCTGTTTAAGTGCATATTTAACAGCATTTATGGGATTAAGTA
Coding sequences:
- a CDS encoding trans-sulfuration enzyme family protein, which translates into the protein MNNKTKLIHLGRGDQNAEVRPVNPTLMRASTILFKDHATWQKYRELRKTDRVLSYGARGTATNFELEKLICALEGGHRAQLFPTGLAALAMVLLNYASKDAHFLITDAIYGPVRTICDLFLTKMGVEIDFLKADASDVEEKIKPNTKLILCESPGSILYEIIDLPKLCEIAHKHNIPVAIDNTYSSGYFLNPLELGVDISVIAATKYLSGHSDVTMGIVVINEKEWKNFDKLPEALGFTTSPDDAYLVLRGMRTLDVRMKAHEKSADEIVEFLQSRKEVKTIFYPKLKTHPNHEVFMRDHKGANGMVTIEFADGISKEQAIKFVDNLEYFSIGASWGGYESLATVTTPPRTATDWSARGPFVRFHIGLEDSKDLIADLKQAFEKINFKG
- the purB gene encoding adenylosuccinate lyase produces the protein MGVSVFDMRLLQDSWSTPAMRAIFSEENRIQKWLDVEAALAKAQAKLGIIPNEAAIEIAKKAHYKFMDMDFIFAEFKKTKHPLVPTVRGLEKACENGLGEYVHFGVTTQDIIDTGIVLQFKEAMALIKQDLKDIAKNLAKIAKEHKNTAMMGRTLALQALPITFGHKVAIWLSELNRHYERIAELEKRLYVGLIVGAVGTKASLSDKANEVEKLTLESLGLEVPDISWQPARDRFIELGYVLGNINATFNKIAHQLLILAHNEIDEIAEPFGKGQVGSSTMPHKRNPAVSENAVTVSNALRANIAILSDIERHEHERDGQVWKMEWKLLPEAFLMLSVVLANMKFVFDDLEVKKDKMLKNLDTLNGFVLAERVMFALSDHYGKQHAHEIVYENAMRGIENHKTFKEVLLEDERVSKVLSEKDIDTLMDATTYVGYAPKLVDEFLEKIANAPILK
- a CDS encoding FeoA family protein, with amino-acid sequence MTLDVLKDNEEAIIIGFGADKQLLARLFSFGFAKNKKIKKIRSSMANSTIMVELDTACVILRSNEAKIIQISKDF
- the dcuC gene encoding C4-dicarboxylate transporter DcuC, producing MLGLFFAGCSVVLLVFMLYKKINAHMALLLSGLLLLALAGIFGLSPIISEKQSLHLGIFDIFQVVNTKMSSTLAGLGLTLMCIAGFSAYMDHVGASYALFKVFERPLKAVKSPYILLLVSYFVVQFLVLFIPSHAGLALLLMVTMYPILVRSGVSKLSALSVIGICQYIDHGPGSGNVILAAKTAEIDPAVYFVHYQLPTTVPIIIAVGIAIYFCAKYFDNKENFVFNRDEVEKELVEHDGKNEELKKPPRIYAILPIIPLVLILGFSSVLDSIMVLMGLTTMEEVKAASSTAIKMNVPVAMMISTFIAIIFEIIRYKSLIDTLNSIMVFFKGMGHLFVITVSLIVCGQVFASGLLSVGFVDTLIGFAKDAGFGVLAIIIAVSILLAVCAFLMGSGNAAFFSFAPLIPNIAKSFGVETIAMIAPIQIMTGFGRCVSPIAPAILAISAMAKVNPLQVVKRTAIPMLVAAIVNVIMTYIYL
- a CDS encoding Rid family detoxifying hydrolase, with the translated sequence MANYPKAIGPYSAYREANGLLFISGQLPINPESGNIESEDVKEQTRQSLLNIKAILEENNLYFNNVIKTICFLANIDDFLAFNEIYSEFFAAPYPARSAFAVKDLPKGAKVEIEVIAHKG
- the feoB gene encoding ferrous iron transport protein B, with the translated sequence MKKIIIALVGQPNVGKSLLINALCKANMKVGNFSGVTVEKAEARLVYKNYEFEFIDLPGTYALDGYSEEEKITKEFLKKGNFDLVVNVLDSTNLERNLILSASLIDAKVKMIMALNMQDEAKNEGFDINFKVLSELFNTPCIGVCAKTKENLNTLLDLIISTHKAKFEPKERIFSDIIEEELVKISDFLNKNNITYLNFSTKDLALALLKSEANIAISHSLRKILDEALEKIYMAYHSKDIESIFKEELVDFANGICIKVLSKSIKYKNHTKEIDSILINKYLGIPIFLFFMWALFQLTFTLGQIPMDYIEGFFATLGEMVKSNISNDFIASALADGILGGVGAVVTFLPNIMILFFGIALLETTGYMARVAFLLDGILYKFGLHGKSFIPLITGFGCSVPAFMATRTLKNKKDRLLTLFIINFMSCGARLPVYVLFVGVFFPTEVAGNYLFGIYLLGAFLGLIAAKILRMSAFRGQDEPFVMEMPKYRMPNWNLVWFMVFNKAKMYLKKAGTFILIASLLIWFASNFPMQKNNIQDTLSQKLQIENSYLGQFGKAIEPIFAPLDFDWKLSVSLVSGLAAKEVMISTMGVLYSLGNEVDETSSNLQEVIKENIPFSTAIAYILFVMIYNPCFAATIVFTKESGSKKYTLYLFLFTCLSAYLTAFMGLSIVNLFHH
- a CDS encoding MmgE/PrpD family protein, translated to MYLSEKLAEFIVNLDYEAIPSEVKQRAKELMLDALGTALAAKNEACVLNATKAFEALSVNPSEKIWSEDKKLDVIYAAMVNAIAAHALDFDDTHTEAILHASAILTPLCLTYGFSVSKDGKKVLKAFIVGWEVAARVGIASKGSFHKRGFHTTAIAGIFGSVAANCVLLDLNKEQIINALGLAGSFASGVNEFLSNGSNSKVLHIANALKNGILVANFAKANMSGPLSIFEGRDNIFRTFGLEEECDKSELCKGLNEIWQIMQVSLKPYPSCHFAHGLIDCAMSLRNDGLKVQDIKSIHCFVDEVPISFICDPIEVKYTPQSAYAAKFSMPFLMALAFFDGKITLKSYEDLNRAELIEFAKKISYEKKKSTGFPKYFPGHLEAVLNDGRVIKKDVLINKGNFDNPLSFDELKDKFLSNASIALSLEKAEELVKKLQNLENINGFDF